From a region of the Triticum aestivum cultivar Chinese Spring chromosome 7D, IWGSC CS RefSeq v2.1, whole genome shotgun sequence genome:
- the LOC123164906 gene encoding heat shock 70 kDa protein 16, translating into MSVVGLDVGNDTLVAAAARQRGIDVLLNAESKRESPAAVAFSHSARLLGAHASGAASSHAPFSSPKRLLLLASRPVPRDLPRLPFPVDAAGGARVHVDHLGRRIALSPTHILAMLLAYLRQLAEDDLGAPVADCVISVPCYLTQAQRRAYADAAAVAGLRPLRLMHDLAATALGYGLYRSDLGVAGGPTFVAFVDVGHSDTQAGVVSFDPSGMKVLSHGFDADLGGRDFDEVLFEHFAEEFRDRYKIDVVGNVKASMRLRAACEKAKKVLSANAEAVVNIECLMEEKDVRGMIRREDFEKLCAELLERVVEPCKRAMADSGIGLDKLQSVELVGSGSRVPAIARVLAGFFRREPSRTINVSECVARGCALQCAMLSPTFRVREYEVQDVIPASIGFCTNEGPISALTSNALFRRGQPLPSVKIITLHRNSGFTLDAFYVDENELPPGTSTQIGSFEIGPFQAHSEKSKVKVKIRLNLHGLISVESAVLIDEDQRDANSADSMELDSNDNMDHKSRNERPMHRQDLQIVECIYGVMSKQELLEAQEQEQQLAYQDKLVERTKERKNALESYVYDTRNKLSERYRGFATDSEREEISVNLQQTEDWLYEEGDDETEAVYTSKLEELKKLVDPIEYRCKDEEARAEATRELLKRIVDHRMAAKSLSAPERDAIDNECTKVELWLRESSQLQESLPKDVDPVVWSHEIKKKEEELDMSCSKIVTSKARGHDNDDGC; encoded by the exons atgaGCGTGGTGGGGCTCGACGTCGGCAACGACaccctggtggcggcggcggcgcggcagcgtgGCATCGACGTGCTGCTCAACGCCGAGTCCAAGCGCGagtcgcccgccgccgtcgccttctcccacAGCGCGCGCCTGCTGGGCGCCCACGCGTCGGGGGCCGCCTCCTCCCACGCCCCCTTCTCCAGCCCcaagcgcctcctcctcctcgcctcccgCCCCGTCCCCCGCGACCTCCCGCGCCTCCCCTTCCCCGTCGACGCCGCCGGCGGGGCCCGCGTCCACGTCGACCACCTCGGCCGCCGCATCGCGCTCTCCCCGACCCACATCCTGGCCATGCTCCTCGCCTACCTCCGCCAGCTCGCCGAGGACGACCTCGGGGCCCCCGTCGCCGACTGCGTGATCTCCGTGCCCTGCTACCTCACGCAGGCGCAGCGCCGCGCCTACGCCGACGCCGCGGCCGTCGCGGGGCTCCGCCCGCTCCGCCTCATGCACGACCTCGCCGCCACCGCCCTCGGCTACGGCCTCTACCGCTCCGACCTCGGAGTCGCCGGGGGCCCCACCTTCGTCGCCTTCGTCGACGTCGGCCACTCCGACACCCAGGCCGGGGTCGTCTCCTTCGACCCGTCCGGGATGAAGGTGCTGTCGCACGGCTTCGATGCGGACCTGGGCGGCCGGGACTTCGACGAGGTGCTGTTCGAGCATTTCGCAGAGGAGTTCAGGGACAGGTATAAGATCGATGTCGTGGGTAATGTGAAGGCGAGCATGAGGCTGAGGGCCGCCTGTGAGAAGGCGAAGAAGGTGTTGAGCGCGAATGCCGAGGCGGTCGTCAACATAGAGTGCCTCATGGAGGAGAAGGATGTGAGGGGGATGATCCGGAGGGAAGACTTCGAGAAGCTCTGTGCTGAGCTGCTGGAGAGAGTTGTTGAGCCGTGCAAGAGGGCGATGGCAGATTCAGGTATTGGATTGGATAAGCTGCAGTCTGTGGAGCTCGTTGGGTCAGGGTCTCGGGTACCTGCTATCGCTAGAGTTCTGGCCGGATTCTTTAGAAGGGAGCCTAGTCGCACAATCAATGTCAGTGAGTGCGTGGCTCGTGGTTGCGCGTTGCAGTGTGCAATGCTTAGTCCCACATTCCGTGTTCGGGAGTATGAG GTGCAAGATGTAATCCCTGCCTCAATAGGATTTTGCACAAATGAAGGCCCAATATCAGCATTGACGAGCAACGCATTGTTCCGGAGAGGCCAGCCCCTTCCTAGTGTTAAGATAATTACTTTGCATAGGAACAGTGGTTTTACTTTGGATGCTTTTTATGTGGATGAGAATGAACTGCCCCCTGGCACCTCAACACAAATCGGTAGTTTTGAG ATTGGACCTTTCCAAGCACATAGTGAAAAATCTAAAGTGAAAGTGAAAATCCGGTTAAATCTCCATGGACTTATTTCAGTGGAATCAGCTGTT TTGATTGACGAAGATCAAAGGGATGCAAATTCTGCTGACTCTATGGAACTCGATTCCAATGATAACATG GATCACAAGTCGAGAAATGAACGGCCAATGCACCGGCAGGATTTGCAGATTGTTGAGTGTATTTATGGTGTAATGAGCAAGCAGGAATTGCTGGAAGCTCAAGAGCAAGAACAACAACTGGCCTATCAGGATAAACTTGTCGAGCGAACGAAAGAGAGGAAGAACGCATTGGAATCCTACGTGTACGACACGCGTAATAAG CTTTCTGAGAGGTATCGGGGCTTTGCTACTGATTCTGAAAGGGAAGAAATATCAGTTAATCTACAGCAGACAGAAGATTGGCTTTATGAAGAAGGTGATGATGAGACTGAAGCAGTTTACACTAGTAAACTCGAGGAGCTAAAAAAG CTTGTAGATCCCATTGAATATCGTTGTAAAGATGAGGAAGCCAGAGCTGAAGCTACAAGGGAGCTTCTGAAGCGCATTGTTGACCATAGAATGGCTGCCAAGTCATTATCTGCGCCTGAACGAGATGCT ATTGACAATGAGTGCACTAAAGTTGAGCTGTGGCTGAGGGAGAGCTCGCAACTACAAGAGTCCTTGCCCAAGGATGTTGACCCTGTAGTTTGGTCTCATGAAATCAAGAAAAAGGAAGAGGAGCTGGACAT GTCATGTAGCAAAATAGTAACTAGCAAGGCACGGGGGCATGACAACGATGATGGATGCTAG